A stretch of DNA from Amphiura filiformis unplaced genomic scaffold, Afil_fr2py scaffold_26, whole genome shotgun sequence:
tgattgaactgATTGATTACCTTGGTAGCTTTGCAGGTGGCATAGTTTCATCTTTGTCAGCTCCTACAGCCTTTACTTGATTGTGatcgatgattgattgattgattgattgattgaactgattgattgattgaactgATTGATTACCTTGGTAGCTTTGCAGGTGACATAGTTTCATCTTTGTCAGCTCCTACAGCTTTTACTTGATTGTGatcgatgattgattgattgattgattgattgaactgattgattgattgaactgATTGATTACCTTGGTAGCTTTGCAGGTGACATAGTTTCATCTTTGTCAGCTCCTACAGCTTTTACTAATGCATTTGTCCAATCCCCAACTGTTCTGATATGTACACTAAAATGATCTTCATCTGGTGCCTGTAAGTGTCAAACGAAATATTTATTATTAGAATgtgcagtgctgtacggtgcaaaaactgattgaggagccaatggctcctaactttataaattgaatgcatgcatgcacattCAATTACACAAACTATATGACTGGGGCTTCCCTGTCTCAGCCATGtgcgttgaatgttcatagctgctgcaCTCAATCTACATACATTCCCATTGAATGCTACATACTCcatacacagcatgtacagtgtgGGCCTATATGTTTTCTAAGAAGTCCCCATCGAGACATGATAAATGCAAAATCATAGCCATTCATTTGTACTATTGAATGCTATGTTACATACATGTTTTACttttgctggcgattaaaagcttcagcagTTGATCGCCATTGGCTCTAGGGATTGAAGatttagtcgcatcagaaaaaatctagtcgccaatgtttgcaccgtacagcactgagaATGTGTAAAACATACACAACCCCATGTCCATAGGGAAATagaaatacacacacccccacacacatataATTGCCACAAAAACGATATaacagtaaaaatttcatttgaatgaacaaatCATGACAAACGAGAACATACACTTCGTGATGCAGAAGTGAATCAGTATTTCGCCCGCTCACATGTTGTCCTTTGAGACACGATCATGTTTTGCTGTGTTGAAAGGAAATTCTTACTGTACAACattcttagggctcatattgaaataccctaccacgctttcacacagaaagaaggcaggattcccctcgctaagcgagcgcctcaggaaagctcggtcataaaacggatggattatatgcatcagtgatacaccctgccttttgaagtggtctggtgacaaggattataataaaagtttatcaaagactgggaattttattgattgttgaactaattgaactaatcggctcgtcgcacaacccaggaaagctcctaatttaagtggctaattgcagtgttataatcacacaggattttaacaaaagaaggctagcacaggaaagctgcaggatggcgcacaccttcctgtgtaagggaatttcaatatgagcccttactgtACTGCTATACAGTCTTGTGGGTACATACTCCATAAAGTCATATATCATTCAATCTTACTGTGGCATGTCCTTTACCCAAAATAAGGTTATACTCTACATAGCATTTTTAATCTTTTTGTACATATAAATACTTACTGATGTTAGAGTAAATGGATGCCATTCTAATCTTGATATCTTTGGGCATAACAGGAAGACATATTGTCCTGGTTGCATATGGAAACCATCTCGTTTCATCTGTAATTCTACTACATTGGAAGGATGAGATACCACCTACACAGAAAAAGATGACAATTAGTTTACAAGAtatttatttttctcattatataaTTCCTTGCCTTTCTATGTTTACATGTTCTGCAGTATACAAAACAAGTACATGTAGATCTGTCAATGATTGTCAAATTGGCCATTGTTCTTCTCGAAATTTGACACTGTCCTCCTGTAAATTACTTTGGAAtaatttaaccctaaccctactgaATACTACGAAACATTACAGCCGGAGTTTCCCTCCTTCAGCAGAGCAAGGAACACATAGGCACCACAACCAAATCAAAACCACCCTCATCAGGCTGTTTAAGACAATATTAAAATGATAAGCAATACTAGAAAACATGTGGAGCAACATCTATCAGGAAACATTATTAAATCAACTTGTGCAAATACTGTGAGATGGCTATCACATTATACTACCATACTCCACCTGAATAGCATTCTGGGTGTGTAAGCATGTAGTGCCAAGGAGTGTTTAGTATttaatgtttaaagttgtaaattaatcaatttcaattaccaccaacaaatttagtgatttaTATTATACTTATAAACCCTAGATCTGTGCAGCTAATGGACTagtccatttaatatccacacaccccctatggaagacatgaccttaatctcccacatagggagtgtgaatttcaaatgggattacctgaataggctattccatttaaaatataaatgggagattaaagttgtgtcttccataggaagtgtatggatttcaactggaatagccaaatcaaGGAAGTGGTTAGAAACAAATCGGTAATTCTAGATAAAAGAAAGAGGAAGTTTAGAACAAAATACCACTGCCATTGTTAACCCAACTTTATAGCAATACGGCAGTGAAGGAGAGGCTTAAACAAGTGTGTTAGAAAAGTCCACCGCACAGTAGCTACCAATACAGGAGAGGGTGCTGGTTTGGTTGAATACTGAAATCCCTTGAAAATATTCATCTTTTTGTCCAACAATGTGCGTTTcaggataaggccaaaaaaaatattgttgtgttgccctcaagtgggaaaatgggaaatttgggtcggacggtcggatttctttttttttggcctaatttagCAGATCACATACCTTTGTAATGGTAACAGTATGGCTAGTCCTGTAGAATCTGATACATCGTTCTAAGAAGTAGATCACCAAGGGGAAAACGCACCACTTCCAACTCTGAAAAAAAATGTAcaccatattttatttttttgatgcaAATTGGTTAAGATCACCAATATTTTTCATATGGTAGTGATCTAAACAATCCCCAACCTTGCTTCTTCTCAAAAGTCATACCTGCATTGTGTTTTGTAACCCACCTTATCTCTATTTAGCTTTTTCTCAATCTCACAGTAAGAAATGAAAACATTCTTAGCTTCAGCTAAATATCACTCACATTGATATAAACTAAGACAAAGTAGAGCAACCCACATACAGAAGTATTCTAGTTGCTTTGCAGTAACCAGGATTATATACTTATAAACCATTAACCAAAAAGAAAATGTTGTCAACTGAATCTACATCCTATTTCACTATTATAACTTTATGCTCTGTGTCTTCACTTTGTACATCTCATATATTTAAAGAACATTTAACTTTGAAACTTTTCTTTCTATGTTTTACTTCTCGTTATTTTCTTTCTAATTCTTATTAGCAATAAGTTTTTGTTATTAGTATGCCTTCATAGATCTTGTTAACTTTGTCAAACACAGATATGCTAACAAATTGACACACTTACAGAAGCTTCCCCTGGCCCAAAGAGTGGAAAAGGACAGTCAGAGTCCGTGTTTCCCCAGCTATCCAGGTTTTCTTCTTGCCCACACACATATGGATCATGCTGATCAATGTTGATCTGGTTTCTTACTATGCCCCTACAACAGATACAGTCAAAGCAAATCATGTACATTAGAAATTAGGAAACTGGACATTTATTActctccattccagaaaaatacaaaactaatttttgggactaaaaaatattatcctgtttagcCAAATGAAACAtctatagctaaatcctaatgctttagttagttctaactgccaataaaagccaaatttttaaaatgtggccaaatttaGGAAATAagggtcaaaaaagtcaaattgcattaaaatgtagctatgttttatttggcacaaCAGGATGataatttttaatccaaaaaaataagttctgtatttttctggaatactggcaataaagaccaaatttttaaaatgtggccaaattttggaaataatggCCAAAAGAgtcaaattgcattaaaatgtagctatctttcatttggcaaaacaggatgataTCAAATGAAGCAAATATCATTTTGgaatataaatttttttaataatctaAGTAAAGTCATATCTTAGAGCCTCATTTTGGGGAATTGACTTTTATCTCAGAAATGCTAAAGAATTCTCAAGCTCTTTTTACGATGTATCATCTTAATAACAAAAAGTTGCATTTCaagatattttaatttaatttaatttaatattttgcaatttaaatTACTATTATTACTTATTTAGGCATGAATCAATCTAATCGGATCCATGTTTCCTGATGTTAGTAGCATACATTATAACATTTCATTAAGTTTACCAAACCCATTGTCTGTTATGTTGGTCAGTGCAGTGACCCAAGACATTAAAATTTACTATTAAGGGCCAACAGCCAGCCATGCACCATGATTAAAAATGTACCAAAccacaaatttcagaaaaaattgCCTCTGGGCATAATAAGTCCATCATACAAATAAATTGACTTTATTACAGCACTGAAGTTAAAACATTATATTACAGGATTACAACACACAATATGCCGTGCAACAGCTGGTGTTTTCATTTCAACAACATTATTTCAATATGAACTTGAGCAATTGTGTACTGGCTTATACCACAGTGTTTGACTTGGTTTGTTATTCATGTGTGAGAATAACTGCATGGTTTTTTTTATGGTATCATGATTTTTAACTACCCATAAAATATGATACAATCAAGAAAATGAGTTGAATGTCAATTCAATTTTGAAGTCACAATGAACTATTATTTAAGACACATTTATAAATGTTTATATCTCAGAAACTTCTGCCTGAGCTCTGATGCATCATGTGTATGTGCTACAATTGAAAAATAACAAGTCTTTTATTCTCACAACCTTGACATTGTTGCATGCATGAAAGCAACTCATAATAAAACCAACTATGTGCAGTGTCAAATATTCAACAAAAGGTagtatttaaatgaaaaaatgcaactttataatattatatgttattttaatACCTGTACCAAAAGTAATAATGAACTTACTGAGTGCCGTGTGCAAGCAGCATGGCAAAATACACAATGAAAAGATGATGGGTCACCCAAAATGTCTCAAAATAGTGGTGtctgtcaaataaaaaaaaaggtgatATGAAAAGAGAAAATGACAAAGATATTTATAGAAATATACATTGTTATTGAGAGTTTTACAGTAGGCAATAAGAAAAAACAATAACACAGACTTGTACAATATTGAGCAAAATTAAGAATACATGTAACTTCTGGTGTTTGTAAAATGAAATGCTCGAAAGGACATGCTTTAGCTCCTACCCTACAAAGTGTAAATGATATCAGTAATTAATAGAGAGGTAAATAACAGAGGTTGAGGTATCAATGAGGCATATTTAATTTAGGATTAACATTTACATTCAAATGCCTTTTGAAAATGCCATGTTTTACAGTATACACAGTTATGGTACTCAAATGTGCACAACACAAACACCACAGCTCAATGGTTCAGCTACAGTTAGGACATTGTGTTGAAATTGCACACTTCAGTGACCACTAGCAACCAAAATTTCAATGCACTTCTAAAAATGATGTATAATCTGAGACTATTATACTAGTATAATAGTCTCAGGTATAATTATTACATGCACATGACCTTTTTCAGTTTTGCATTTTTATgcatactagcggtcacccgtgctTCACAGTCACAATCTTTAGCGGTCACAGCATTTCGGCGGTTGGTAAATTGTTGCGTGTGTAAATGTTCTAATGTGATTAGTTTCTTtagtgagattatcatttagaaatacaATAGCCAGGTGGTCTGTGAGGTGGATTGTTTGCAAAGTACACATTATGTAGCAGAAAGATGCAATTAAAGTCTTCATAGGTGATttacattatttctttatttgttcTCATGATGCTGaccaaagtgattttcagtatcATGGGACTTACAGAATGAATTGATGTTCATATGATTTATGCTATTtattgaaaaatgtcaataaataaGTCTAATCCTTTGAGTAGTGTACTTTGACCttggtgaaataaactgaaactgaaacatgTTAATGAACCAAATTCCTCACAGTTCAATGAGTGATTATGGTTATATTTACCTCATAATTTTAGTTGAAGAAGAAAACATAAGTATAAATGCCATAGTGAGAATGACACCAGTCACTCCTGCAGTTGTAGCAAACACTTGTATCACAACACCCAAACCATATGGTGCCTGTAAAGAAATAGAgcaatagggtcagtccatgtcgaaacagattgagtgtacacccaccctcttggattttgctctcctttggctcaggggtacctttcatggatccctaggtgaggtcacaagaaaaaattcaaattccatttagtttgcgaatggcgggcaatcaaagtttggcgacctcgaccaaaattgtgaatttaaggggtccaaatgacaaagtgctctctttgaggggcactttcttcttaatttaatcagttgtgatcctctttttgaatgtggacactcactggctgtgtctgaaatacctaatgccaaaaaaagatagatttgaatttcgttgggatttcagaggggtcaaaatcagcactttgtactgttcaatcaaattatcttgattttgaaggacccatgataatgtcacagtgcacttataggtcctaattatgttcagaatggattaaccatatgccaatgtctatgagcaattcaaaataaAGAGAAAttctagaccctacagaattttaggccacccctaaagtggttaagccacaaatggcacttaaagtcggcaaattttgacccctaataactttaggtgtacaccagatatgaatttctagtcttttgcatctgaaagaatgtagtttaatgttactaggaacataagatttgttttgtatttttgtgttttagtattaaaagTTGACGCTTtccaaaatagtcatttttgcctaacataccatgcatacaggatacggtacaaaatgcaaattttagtatgatatttttttatatttttgatcactttatagccatttgtattatttatcctgatatttcaagttgctcttgagtcaagtaataagaaaaaactactttctaatcctctgtatggatttttaacggggtcaaaaatgcacttcctggcaacgatgcacatgcaaagtacaggttatgggggtcaaattttcagaatgctcccaattatgtcaagtaatatatcaaattactcgtatggtcatgaggattccaaaatgtatagtttgttatgtgtcagacctttcaggagggcgctatgatgaaaaatgttcataggtcaacgaccttttgaaagtatcaaaacacaaaaatacaaaacaaatcttatgttcctagtaacataagactacattctttcagatgcaaaagactagaaattcatatctggtgtacacctaaagttattaggtgtcaaaatttgccgattttaagcgccatttgtggctgaaccactttagggggcctaaaattctgtagggggtctagaaatttctctttattttgaattgctcatagacattggcacatggttaatccattctgaacataattaggacctataagtgcactgtggcattatcatgggtccttcaaaatcaaagataatttgattgaacagtatgaagtgctgattttgaccccctctgaaatcccaacgaaattccgaaatcaatcttttttggcattaggcatttcagacacagccagtgagtgaccacattcaaaaagagggtaacgactgatttaattaagaagaaaatgcctctcaaagagagcgctttgttaTTTGGACAcattaaattcccaattttggtcaaggtcgcaaaacttagatggcccgccattcggaaacgaaattgaatttgaatatttttcttgtgacctcacctaggggtccatgaaaggtacccctgagccaaaggagagcataatccaagagggtgggtgtacactcagtctgttttgacatggactgacccaatacAATGTTAAACTTGTTTGGTACTGTTTTTATGTATCCTTGCACCTTGAAAGGTCTTCAAAATGGAATTGTGCACTCtataaatgttattattattattatattatcattatcattagaaGTAGTATAGTAGTATATAGAATAGCAGTAAGTGCAGAGCAATTtgaaaaaacatttcttgacataACAAGTTTTAAGAGTTCAGAACATACTATGTGATACAATAATGCATGTCATTGACATAAATTTTGAGATCCGTAAAAATATGGTTATAAGTTCCAGACAACTCTGCAACTACTTACCTCACTAAACTGGTCAACAGGATTAAGCcagccattttttgttctttgcaaGTTTGACAGCTTTGAACCCAGTGGATCCTTATCCTTGGAGACTGCTGAGGCAGTGTAAAGATGTTGGAAGTTGAAGCAATGACTGATTATATGTAGAATCATAAAGAGTGCTATGGTGTAGGCCAGTAACTTGTGGAAAGTGATGTTTTTGTCTAGTTGACGCCGTACACTCCGTCTGTAGCACTATAGGGAGAAATATTGAATGGAGAGGATaccataaaacaataaagctacttacgaatattttgtaaattttacatGAACAAGTATTAAGGCCGAATGGGATGGGAATATTCAGTAGAGCAAGCAAATTCTTCATAACTTGTCAGCATTTCATTTCAGAGTGCACATAAAATTCTGCTGCACAGGATTTTTTGGGATGTGTCCCAATTTCTTGAGACCAATTATGATCCCATCATCTGAATTGTGTTACTTCTTTCATGTTATTCCTGGAACTTCTCGGGACTCCAGGTTTGGAGTTTTACGTCCCCTACTCTACACACACACAAACGCACGCATGTATTTGATACAAATCAAGGACGATATACAGGACCATTTACATGCCATCAGTATTAAATTTACATGCCATACCATATTTCCACTACTTTGGGAAGGGGTACTTAAGTTAAAATTGGGTAGCGGTGTGcccctgagaatttgaaagtggacccatcaatttTCAAGgaatttggacccatcaatataccaaaagtcaaaattttcagccaaatttaacacaaattgtcatgGTTTTTATAAATTTTTCTCCACATTTTAgggaaatttcaaaatttggctATAGTGAAGCAAAATTGGGTGGGGTAAAATTGGGTTAAAAGGCCGAAAATgcaacccatgtttgcagcatgtcCCCATATGCTTATTTGCACTGAGTActgcccagtggcgtaactaccggggggcagagtgccccagGCGCTACCCTTAGaggggtgccaaattgaccaattcggcatcgattctgcgcccctccaagcgatgaaagtcaaaattttctcgcgctttgtgcgcatttcaacacgaaatcaattgaaagaacattttaagaccgatattcaacttctagtaaccaaaattaattagtggtaggccttacttgtccaaaatttcgcgcgctctgcgcgcaattgtttcaagaattgcacacgtctaagatattctcgtggggggggggtgtaggggcgcaaattttgtttcttgccccgggcgctaccaaccctagttacgccactggtactGCCCCTGGATTTGACTTACCCTGTTAGTTTCACATGATCCTCTAAAGAATGAAATCAGATTCCTACACACAGGAAATACTATCAGCATAGAATTCAGATTAATACAGGCGGCACTTCCTCTGGCAACTGGAAGACCAtactaaaaaaaaattcaacaataaGATATAATCACCACTGTATATTTATACAAAAGAAATCTGAAATGATTCTGTACGGTATCAGAAAGGGCCAACAACAAttaaaagcatttttttatcaatcAAATTAACTTTTGCCGAACTTCATGAAATGCAATAATTTTGTGCCAAGACACACTT
This window harbors:
- the LOC140143735 gene encoding NADPH oxidase 3-like, whose product is MGDQFINEGIRWALLVGWLAANLITWLVVYFKYANEEEYNYTLYLMGYGLPVARGSAACINLNSMLIVFPVCRNLISFFRGSCETNRCYRRSVRRQLDKNITFHKLLAYTIALFMILHIISHCFNFQHLYTASAVSKDKDPLGSKLSNLQRTKNGWLNPVDQFSEAPYGLGVVIQVFATTAGVTGVILTMAFILMFSSSTKIMRHHYFETFWVTHHLFIVYFAMLLAHGTQGIVRNQINIDQHDPYVCGQEENLDSWGNTDSDCPFPLFGPGEASSWKWCVFPLVIYFLERCIRFYRTSHTVTITKVVSHPSNVVELQMKRDGFHMQPGQYVFLLCPKISRLEWHPFTLTSAPDEDHFSVHIRTVGDWTNALVKAVGADKDETMSPAKLPRISVDGPFGTASIDIFKYEVGVCIGAGIGVTPFASILKSIWYKVQRQDQDLKLQKVYFFWVCSDFGAFEWFQEMLAQVENDLTAIGKADFLEYHIYLSRGWDPDQAKNIYLAEEQEIDAVTGLRQKTNYGRPIWHSNFKQIADDNKGQHIGVFFCGPKPLSKVLHKCCNNYTSREAGGTIFFYNKENF